TAAGACCTAGTTCTCCAAATAAAACAGTCTAGCTATTCCTAAAAAATAGAATCAGACCCATATACCGCCTGTTTCACTTTTTCGCACGTCCAACATTACCTAAAAAACTAAATTTCTAATGACCAAATCAATGAACAAATTTAATACAAAATATTTTGAATTAATATCTACAACACATATTTATCCACCATCCTAGGGGGAAAATAATATCTGTAACAATAATACAGTAATCTGCCGTATGGCTCAAAATTTGCATGTCGATCCTAAACAGATGAACATAAATCAATAGCTACCGCGACAAGGAAAAATCAGTGCAAGGGCATAAAAACTGGAACCATAACCTAAAAGTAAAATGTAATATTGTTACGTATCAACATACATTTTCCATGCTGATAGGTGAACCAAACTCTTCCAAAATGGACCAACCTATCTTATACTTATAGTCCAGCATTTGCCAAGTGAATTAAACTTATAGTTATAGTCCTTTGTTATCCAAAATGTGTATGCTACCGTAACTCGATTTGTTAATCGACTGGCATTTTGAATTCCTGCTCAAAATTGCCGCTATTCCCCCTATAACTGTAAGGGACCAAAATCATTCAATAGACTAGTTAATTAACGAGCAAAACCTGCTCCATAATCTCTTACTTTGGGTGCTACCTGAGCCTCCTTTAAGATCCTGCATTCGAGCCCGCTCAGTACTTGAGTAAGAAAAAAATGGATCACTTCCTGCCTGAAAAATCGAAATACAAATTTTCCAATGTATATATGTCGTAGCAAATTATTTATTCAATAACCAACAAAATCTGAAGGAAAAAAAAGCCTTAACAAGAGATAATGGAGAAGAAGACCCCCGCAAATGTACTATATATTCTTGTTGTTTGTGATGTTTTCGTTATTTCTAGCTTCTGTTAGTGCATCATGTTACGGATGGGGTGGTACTTGTGGAATGTTTAGCAAACACCACTGTTGTGACCCTTGGATATATGAGGGAATTTTTTCCGGGAACACTTGTTGTATGTTAATGTCCATGGTGTCTAATAAAGTATCCTAGAATAAGATTATGCTAAGGGTTGATTTTCTAGAAGGTATCTATACAATTAGTATTTCTTGTCGCAATGTGGAGGATAATTTTAGATGGGTTCTTACCGGTGCTTATGGTCCTTGTAATGGAAATGAAAAGAAAGTATTTTGTATGGAGTTGGCTACTTTGCGCGGCTATTGGGATGGTTTGCCTTAGTGTATCAGTGGAGATTTAAATGAAATTAGAGTGATGGGAGAAAGAAGGGGATGTCGTAGGAGATCTAGCTCTATGAAATATTTTGATGAATTATGCAATGATCATGAGCTTGTGGATTGTCCGATTTCCGCAGCGAAGTACACATGGAGTAGACCGCCTAACAAGAAGAGTAGAATTGATcggtttttattttccttgaattgggaGGAGCATTTTCCAAATCTCAACATTAGGCGGCATGCAACACCTTTTTTGGATCACTTTCCCATTGAGTTGTGCTCTATTGTGACGGATTGGGGTGCCTGCCCATTTCGTTTTCAATTAGCGTGGCTAGAAAATACTAACATCATTTCTTTAATGAAAGAGTGGTGggaatctttttcttttgtaggtATCGCGAGCGCATGTTTCTCAAAGAAACTAATTGCCTTGAAAGAAAAATTGAAGATATGGAATAAAAAGGTTTTTGGGAGTGTAGATCGGGCTTTCGATGCGGCTCTTGAAAAGACGCAAGTTTTGGATGATATTGGTGATGATAGACTTCTAACCGAGGTGGAAGAGGACATAATCGTGACGTCTAAAGTTGAGTTTGAAAAGGCTCATAGACGCAAGGAAACTTTCATTCGTCAAAAATCTAGAGTCAACGCGATTCGTGATGGTGATAGAAATACGAAGCATTTTCATCGTATTATAAGAAGAAATAGAGCAAGAAACAACATCAATAATATTTGCATCAATGGTATATGGACCGGTAATAAAGATGAGATCAAAGAAGgaattgaaaatcactttgaggTAGCTTTTAAGGAAGAATCAACTCATAGACCGAGAATTAAGAATATGTGCTTAAAGAGTATTGATGAGAATGCTAGAGTTTGGTTAGAGAGGCCTTTTAGTGAAGAAGAGGTGAAGAAAGCGATTCATGATTTGGGAGTGGATAGAGCTTCGGGTCCGGACGACTTTCCTatgaaattttatatcgttgggtGGGAATTCACTAAAGAAGACTTGATGAAGGTGTTTTCAAAGTTCCATGATAACAACATCCTCGATACTTCTCTTAAAAACAACTTTATAGCGTTAATTCCTAAGAAGATTGGTGTCGAGGAGGTGAAGGATTTTCGGACTATTAGCCTCATAGGAAGCGTTTACAAAATTATTCCCAAAGTTTTAGCGGAGCGTCTAAAGGTATATCTTCCTATTTTAATCTCTCCTACTCAATCTAGCTTTATTAAAGGGAGTCAAATTTTAGATGGAGTTTTGATAGAAAATGAGTGTGTGGATTCTAGACTTCGTCAAAAATTGCCGGGGTTAGTGTGCAAACTGGATTTTGTGAAGGCGTTTGATAATGTGAATTGGAAATTTTTAAATGAAGTCTTATTTAAAATGGGCTTTGGAGGCGTTTGGCGTGCTTGGATAAAGAATTGCTTATCTTATTCAAAATTTTCGGTTCTTGTGAATGGTACTACTCATGGTTTTTTTGGTAGTGAGAAGGGtattcgtcaaggtgatcctctttctccTTTGCTTTTTACCATTGTTGGAGAGGTTTTGAGTCATATGTTGAGTAAGGCACAAGAAGTTGGTAAAATTTCGGGTTTCTCGGTGAAGAACGAGGGAACTAAAGTTAACCATCTTCAATTTGCCGATGATACCATTGTTTTTCTTGATGCAAAGCGTGAACAAGTAGATTCTCTTCGgtattttcttttatgttttgagTTAACCTCGGGATTAAAAATCAACTTTGCTAAAAGTTGTTTGTTTGGAGTATCTcttgatgaagacattgatgaattTGCAAATATGTTGGGGTGTAAGAAGTCAAATTTTCCAAGTATTTATCTGGGTCTTCCTTTGGGTGATAAAGTTAGTGGCACTCAAAAGTGGGAGAAGATTATTGAATCTTGCTATTCGAGACTTTCCTTTTGCAATGGGAGAACGATATCAAGAGGAGGTAAGTTGACTCTCATCAAAAGTGTTTTAGCatttattatttatcaatctTCCTTGCACCATGTTCCATTACAAACAAGATTGATAAGATagtaagaaattttctttgggaTGATGATTCTAACAAGAAAAGAATTCATAATGTCGGGCGATCTATAATCGTAAAATCTAGAGAAGGTGGTGGTCTTGGAATACGGAAATCTAAATACATGAACTTGGCGCTTCTCAAAAAGTGGTGGTGGATATTTGGAATGGAAAAGAATGCTTTTTGGAGAAATATAATTGTGGAAAAATTTGGAGAAACATCAACCGGTTGGGAAACTCTTCAACCGAAAGGACCAAAGGGATGTAGTTTGTAGTACAATATTTATAACGAGCTCGAGGATTTCAACAAACATGTGAAATATAAGATCGGAGGGGGAAATGAAATTAGATTTTGGGAAGACTTTTGGATTGGAAATGTCGTCTTATGCAATAGATTTCCATTAGCCTTTGAAGCTTCAAGAACAAAAGGTAAAGTGGTGGCTAGTTTATATGAGATTACAAGTAACGGCATCAAATGGAAGTTCATATCTCGAAGTAGATATACTCAAGCCATAACGAGGGAGATTGCATCCATCAACTCTTTATTAGAAGTGGTGAGTATTCAAGAAGGAGTGTTAGATTCTAGATTCTGGATGGTGGATGGAAACAATACGGTTGACACTTATACGGTTAAATGCGGGTTTGATtctctttgtgaccaaggcgataTTAGCTTTCCAAGTGAGATTATTTGGAGACGTTATTATACTTATAAAGTAAACTTTTTTTGTATGGCTTCTATACCATGATAAATTGCTGACGACCGACAAGCTTATTAGTAGGGGCATGGATGTGAATAGAGTGTGTCGGTTTTgcgaacaagaagatgaaacaagtaCCCATTTGTTTTATGATTGTTGGCGAACAAAGAGAGTGTGGGATTATTTTTCCGAATGATGCAACTCTAATTGGAATTACGATAGTAATATCTCCGTAACTATAAAAACTTGGAGTCATGATTGGGGTGATGAAAGACTTGACCGTATATGGAACAACTTACCGGTTGCaatatggtggtgcatttggaaagaaaggaatTTTAGAATCTTCAATCATAAAAAAGAGAAATTTAGAAAGTCTATTTCGAGATATCAAGATTCAAGCTTATTTTTGGGCGGAGTCAAACACTAAAATGTTGGATTTGATGGCTAACATGGTGATGGCTTTATGGGACTCGTATTTCTATCGACCGTCATGAGTTGGATATGAGACAGTTTgttgcttatttatttttattattctctcTTAGCTATTTGTCCTTTGTTCTTTTTTGGGTGATcgattccaaattcggtttcctttTTTTGTGTCGGCTGTATTTATTGGGTTGAGGTACCTCCCTTAAGTACCTTTTTTCAATGAATTTTTTCCTATTGAcggatccaaaaaaaaaagattatgctAAGGGAAATTAGTTAGTCACGTACTTGTGaaattttgtgtttcttttttttaagtaGTTCTCTTGCTTTGTAATAAGATCATGGTGTCTAATAAAGTATCCATCAACTTGCACTTCGGCCGTTCTTGCAACTTTTGGGTTATCATTCCATGCAGCATTTGAGAGATCAAAATCTACTGTTTGTCTTGGAGAAGCATGTTTGGGATGGACGACAGTGAGCAATAGAAATATGTGGGAATGTTATTATTACCCCTATTATCCATGGGCTTTGCACAAACACCCTCGAGAAGTAAAAAACAAGTCCAAAACAAAATCACAATTTGTTGACTTCCTTTTTTAACCTTCCACCTTCGTTCATTCTTCCTGAACTCAAAATCTCAGAAAATGCTTCGTCTCTCCCACCACCGTCACCATCTCCATCTCTCCCACCACCGTCACCATCTCCATCGCCACCACTACTATAAGCAGATCTTTTACATCTTGTATGTTTCATTTTCAACAGATCTAGAAATCGAGATTTAGGTTTTTGACTTCAACCAAATCTCGAAATGAAACTTCATAAACATCATCAagagatcttcttcttctttttttaactgTAATTTCATGAAGATTAAAGCGATTGAGATAGAGTTTCAGGTTTTCGATTTTGGTTTCGGTTTCTAGTAAGTATAGATTTTGATTTTGACGATGGAGACGCTGATTAATAATGGTTGAATTACTGTAGATGGGATCTTATGTTTTGTCAAAACAGGGACGAAACTGAGCTGCTAGTGTTGTCTCTGATGATGAACAAGGATGAATGAAAATACTATTGTTGATGaatttgaagttagggtttggatcCAGTTCAGAGAGGGGAAGTTGTTGTGATTGATGTTATTAATGGATTTCCGAGATTTAAGAAGAGTTGAGAAGCAGGTTGCAGTTGAATTTGATGGTTTTGTTCCAAATTTGTTGGGGTTCAATGATTTTATGAAGAGAATGAACTGATATAAAAGATTGATGTTCTGGTGGTGTTTCTGAGATGAATCTCAAGATTTTTTTAAAATGGGTTTGAGCTGAATTTGTGTTTGCCAGATAGATGAATCGAAATTGGAATTGTTTTTGTTGGATGTGTTCTTAGGTTTAACAATTGAAGATGGTGGTATTGGAGAAGAAGCTGAGAATGGGGAAGTAAAGTTGCAACATTTGTTGCTATACAGTGCTTGTGCAGTTTGAATTGCAGGTATAACTCAGCAAGAACAAGGAATAAGTGTACGCCTCGGTTTGGTTGTCATAGTAATGAACTGAATATGAGGTTTGCAAAAAGTGATGATGGTACTGTGAGACAAGTTCATTGGGTAAACGAGATAGTATGTCTGTGAATTTAGATTGAGTTGAATGAGAGTTTGTTGATTAATCATACTACTTAGGAGTATAAGTTGAAGCCTATTGGTGATGCTGGTCCTGTTTTTGAAGCTGGTGGGATTTTCGCTTATGCCAGAAAAGCTGGAATGCTTCCTACTCTGGCTCCTTCTTCTTAAGGTGAAAATTCGCTAAAGCTTGCTATTTTTGCTTCCTATACTTGACTTGTGTTTCGCCTGATATGGGTTTTTATGCAATGCCACTGGCTTTAGTATTTTGTGTTTTCTTTGAATGTCATTGTTTGTGAAATAAGTTGCATTTCTTATAAGGTGGATATACCGTATGCATGTTGAATTTTGGGGTTCATTCTATCATTGGTCAGTTTCTTCTTTTAAGTATACCAAATATATGAATTAAGAATGCATAAGAAACTTGTTCTGTAGAACTTGTTAGAAAAATGATTAGTTTCATGAAGCTAATTTATGTCAAATTCTAACTTGCATTCCCAGAGTGACTCATTGGGTAATCGAGATAGTATGTCTCTCCATTAAAATTTCTTTTTCGGGAGGAATCTCTCCATTAAAATTTCTGTAACAAAACTTGAGGTTTCTAGGGTGTGTTGTAATCAAAACTGAAGTGGCTGATGGACTAGCCAAATATGCCAAGAAGTATGGTTGTAATCAAGTGTGGTCTATGTCACCAACAAACTGTATCCGCACAACTTTAGAGCTGGATGCATTTCTGTAATCTGTTTTATTTTGGTAATGAATTTGCTTTTAGGATCAAAAAAAATAGGGTGTGTTGAAgagataaaaccctaattttgttgtgCTTATCTTTATAAACATCATACCCAGCATGGCTATAGTTTTCGGCACTCGTGCTAAAAGAAGATAAGACACGAGCACCGTAAAAGTAGAAGACTAGGGGCCTTTCCCTGATAATTGTTGAGTCAGATTCAGATGTAATAAGTCTGATCGGATgagttagaaagaaaaaaaaaacgtactAAAAGTATAGCTCGTGAATACCGAAAGGAGGGTGGAAAGAGAAGCTACCAAGGCGATCGTGCTGTTCGTACACGTGAAGCACATATTTTCGCACACGAGGACAACAAAGAACATGCTGACATGTTTTACCCAAACCAGAAATATAAGCAAATACATTTTCATATGAAACAACGGGAACTCATAGCTGTGGGCACCTCGGACTGAAGGAGCTTGAAAGAACCATAGAGTTTAGGAGATCGAATTTGGGACCGAGTTTCATGCATCGAGGTGTTTTGTATTGAGTAACTGAAGAACCTTGGTGGATTGCATGATCCTTGAGCTTACCAAACGTTCCTGTCTCGACTATCTTTATCTCTAAGGGTCCGACTAATTTCTTGTTAGCTCGCATATTACGATACTCATAACCTAGGAATTGTTCCATTATGAGACAGCATTCCTCAAACACTGTGTGAGGAATTACGGCATTGTTATTGTTGCACTGAAGTTCCCAGTAGAGTACATAGTGGCCTGGATTAGTTGATGTATCAGCAAAACTAGTGTACTCAACAAGAGACACATTTGAGGAAATCATTAGATGGTCAGCTGCTTTTTTCACGGCGTTTTGAAGCTCAATTTCGTTTGTCTTATCCATATCAATGCTTAGAACTACACTTCTTCTCCTCATGAAATTGAACTGAGGAGCATTGTTCTTGAACCCAGAGACTCGTAGCACGTCTCCAACTTTATACCGATAAAGTCCTGTACATGATATAGAAGTGCATATGCATCTAATCAGTAAGTAAATGATCAAATAATCTATAGTCCAAGTTGTTGAATATAAGTTACCTGCATAATTGGTAACAACAAGCTCATATTCACGTCCAAGCTCAACATCGATAAGATCAACTAGTTCTTCATGATGCTGTTCTTCCTCCTGGTTGCAGTTGTCATTTTGATGGTCGTCTCCGTCCACTATTGGCACGAACTCAAAATACGCCATTGTAGGGATTAGGGTGTAAGAAACTTCATGTGGATTAGTTAGAGGGTTAAGGTTTATACCTAAGAAGCATTCTGAACACGCGTACATTGTGCTAACAATTGGGAGTCCATTACTATAACAATCAATGTTAGGGATATGATGAGACATTGTTCCAGTAATGATAGTGTCGACACATTTAGCATTCGGCCATAACCTAGATACTATGCCTTCCCATGATGAATTTCTCCTACACTCATTCTCGATGAAATCAGCAAGTTCGGGGTTGGGTTTGACTAGTATTTTCATGACTGCTTTTTTCACCAATGGGTCGGTGATTATGGTGTGGTCTGCTGCTATAGTTCCAAATCGGATGTCATCACAGAAAAGGGTCCAGTGTTGCTGTAAGCACTTGACGGCTTCGATAAAACCCGAAGCGAAAATGAATGCTATTCGAAGAACTTGATTGTTCTGATAGAGGCCACAAACTAATTGAGAATACAGACTTTGATAAGTATCTTCACATAAAATGGTTTCTAAAGGGCTAGTGTAGTTGCGGTAAGGATCAATATTactaaatagatttttgaaattgGAGCTTTTGAAGAGGCCTGTAGAAGCTGCAGACGATATCAATCCTCCTGGTGTCGGAATACACGGACTTACAAGAAATATTTGCATCGCCTTTCCTCTGTTTAAATCAGAAATATGCTGATTTAAGACTGGCATTAAGAGGCACCAAAAGTGCCATGATTTCTCAGCTTGTTCTTCTGTTGTTGGCATTAATTTACTCACTCCAGACGAAGTTCCTGTGCTACGAAAAAACTGAGAAACAGGAGATGCGCAGAGAATTGAGGAAATGTTACCTTTAGCTATGAGCAGATCAATATCAGTTTTAACATCTTCGTAGCTAACCACGGGCATGACTCTCTTAAATGTCTTCCGATCTGTATATCCATCTAAACCATGTCTTTGTAAGTACTCGACTTGAGCATTACGAGATAAGATTTCTGTCAGAACTTGATTTTGGACTTTATCAGCATTAATTGTAACTTCCTCGATGAATTGGAGTGCTTCCTTGTTCTTCTCATCGTGGTAGCGTTCATCAGAAGTATTGGTGCAGGTGTTGGCAGTACTACTATTTTTAACAACAGATACAGAATCATCTATTGCAGCAATTGCCTCCATCTCTATGACAACTTTAGAAAGAATTAGATGAAATTTGGATATGGAGAATGAGTTGATTTATATAAACTAGACCAGTTAGATCTAACATATCTAAGAGCAATATATATCCTCAACCTCAAGGCGACAAGTTCAATAGCGTTGCACATTCTAGTCTCTCCGTCGGACTAATAAAATATGCCTGCTAGTAAATAAATTTCCACATGTCGACAGATGTCAGAAATGCTATGGAATCTTTCCTTTGTCTATGCAGAATGCTATTTGAAGCTAGAAACGCAACAAAATGAGAACACGTCAACACAGCTGAGGTGTGGACTGTTGAACGAGGACTGTCATGGGCGGAATCAAGGTTCGGTAAACCTTGTCGTGATGGGCTAATTTGTTTTTTCTTGCATATATAATAAGGAGTCCCCGCAATGACATCTCGAGTACTATAATATAGTTTAGTTTTTATTGCATATATAATAAGGAGTGCCGGCAATGACATCTCGGGTAAAATAATATAACCTTCATTTGGCTCATTATAATTGTCATAGCATATTTGCAGATAAATTAGATACACAACGAAGTTCATGAAAATTATATTGTCAAAGGGGAGCCAGGCACTCGGATAGTCTCAAAAGCGCACACTTCACTTTGAAGAGAAATGTGATGCTAGTTGGTTAGGTGTTTTGGGTATTCAAAATCTATTACTTTATGCAATCTAAAACTAGTGCAATCATCGCGTCTGAGTGCAGACTTTTAAGTTGTCATATTGCTAACATAAAAATGTACCTAAATGTTTGTGAAATATGAAAACTTACAAGTGTATGTTAATTTTgttgttgtgtactcttgcatgTGATAGCTCCGTTCAATTTTCTTGGATCTCTAAAGTGTAATTGTAAATGATATACACGACTTACCATATTTGATGCATGTATTTCATATTAGCTGGATGAGAATAATTATAAGATGGAGGTACATGGATGATAAGATGGAGGTACAGGGATGAGGAATAGTATTGTTTGCATTAGCCACAACGAATCTTGAACCGGAAAAAGTTTGCATTAGCCCGAGTTTCCCCTCTGGTATTTGAACCGGAACTAACGGAATCTTGCAAAAGTCAAAGGGGAGAGCTGAGTTGTTTAAATGTGTATCCCGTGCAAGTGTATGTTGATCAAAACATCCTTCAATTCTTTGTGGAAAGTATTACTTCCTGGTCCTCTTTTCACCCGATGGCCACGCGTCAACATCTCAAAAAATAGTATCATGATGAGATGATAGGGTAGAAGCACCGAATCATCTGGCAAAATGGTGATTTCGTCTGAATCAAGACACCTGCTACAAACATCACATGAGTGACGCGTGTAAGGAGtagtctaatctgctcagacggtcaagtctaaaaaggaggaccgcatttaatgaagagaTAAGAGCGGATCTACATCGTGAGGGAAGgctcggacgatctatactatAACCTAGAGGTGATGCAGCACGAGGTTATCCAAGGAAGAGCTACACGATGGCTAGCAGAGCGAGATAGTTCGGGATAGTATAGAACTCGCCCGAAGAAACAAAGACGATGTGTAACAAATCCACCAGCTCGACGAGGCCAGACCTTCACGAGTTTAGTTTTCTTATagataccagtccatgtagaaggagatggacaacttatgtattattagatggtctttctacagagaattcatGAGAGAGATATAGATAGAGAAAGAGTAAGAAATCTGAGTGATATTTGtagctctttcaagggtaagaccttataattagTAAATAATACATCTTCTTCCCGTGGACGtgggtcttcatggccgaaccacgttatctgcttgtgttaatctttactCTTCATGTTCTGTACATCTTGTTTATATTGAATCTTGAATGTTAagatagtttatagcctttagatttACTTGGGTGGagccatcagaaaagatgcaactacattttggtgttagaaacagggaggtatgaagatttAATCTACCTCCCTAATCACACCTCTATATCATTTTCATAATCTTCATGAGAGAAATGGTTTTCATACCACTAAGTAGAACTCTGTTAAGATTTATGAGTAGAGCTCGGACTCAAATATGGTCTACACGATCTGAGAAGTCTAGAAGACCCTCAGAATCAACAGATCTACATGTTTTTACTAATTTTTCCTAAGGTTTTTCGTTCCTTTAcgattttctttatcttcctcaagATGCTCAGGAGAGTTGAAGATCGGAGTGAAAATGGAGTTTAAACACTTCGGCGCGAAAACGATTTCATCCATGAAAGAGCTGGGAAGAGATATAATAAGTAGACTTCATAGGGGGAAATATCTTCATATGAAAGTTGAAAAGACGAACAATTcataatgttcttcatcttcaaaagaACTCAAGATAATTCACAAAATTATTCTTAGAAATCTAACTCTAAGTCAAGAGGAAGGGTTAATGAGTACATAATCATTCATCAGACTCAAAGTTctcttcaaaaccaaaagtttAAAGACGATGAGAAATATTTCCTAAAATGGAAAGATATGCTCAAtcgtcattattttatttttcctagcAAGGTACGACGTGCAGAAGGAGGAGTTTTTATCGAAAAGGGAGACAAACAAAACGCCTTTTTTCCATCACTAAAACCTCATGCAAGtagggaatgttttgacattttcacaggtctccaaaatttactgcaaagtcttcctgtactaaactGTCTAATCTGAACTATGATTTAGTAATTGCACGTGACCTGCAAATCTAGGATCCCACTTTTTTGGTAGAAgagacaaattaagtattattgcatataTTGCAGGTAAGGCAATGGTGACACGGCGATCTTCTCACACGAGCCAAGGTGAAAACGGTGGAACCCAGCCAGAGGGATTCGATGACATGGAGCCAGGCGAAGCTATGAAAAACGACGTGATCCTAGGAGAGGCCGAAGaagagggaaaccccttcgagagACGTGATGATGTCCACATATctcaaccaggagggttgaaCCGTTTGCCAATGCAAAAAGCATACACTGGGCCAAGAATGATAATCCTTCTTCCCTCGACGATGCCTATGCTACCATCACAGCTATCCTGAAAGCACAAGGTGCTCATGATGATAGAATGAAGAAATTAGAGAGACGTAACATGAGGCTAGAATGGAGAAACCGCAGGCTGAAGCGTAAAGTGATGAAAAATGTGACACTCGCTACAATTGAGGAAACTCCCAAAGAGGAGAATCTATTTGAAAATTTACAAGACGGCGAACGAGTCCTTATCCCAGACACCTCGAATGAGGAAACAACGGATCTCTTTCCCAAGGGAAGCCGAGGCGATCTAAACCAGGAGGACAGTCCGTCCGAGGGATCAACAGACATTGATCCCAAGCACAGATGAGagaagaataaaaatgatgaaattcAAACCAACTGTGAGGCCGAGAACCTCGCAGCTGCAAACCCTAGACGAGGGGAGACCTCGAAGTCGACTCATTCCAAGATGGTATCGTACACCAACAAATCGGATGAGGACTCTGGGCGATC
Above is a genomic segment from Papaver somniferum cultivar HN1 chromosome 10, ASM357369v1, whole genome shotgun sequence containing:
- the LOC113319376 gene encoding indole-3-acetic acid-amido synthetase GH3.6-like, translated to MEAIAAIDDSVSVVKNSSTANTCTNTSDERYHDEKNKEALQFIEEVTINADKVQNQVLTEILSRNAQVEYLQRHGLDGYTDRKTFKRVMPVVSYEDVKTDIDLLIAKGNISSILCASPVSQFFRSTGTSSGVSKLMPTTEEQAEKSWHFWCLLMPVLNQHISDLNRGKAMQIFLVSPCIPTPGGLISSAASTGLFKSSNFKNLFSNIDPYRNYTSPLETILCEDTYQSLYSQLVCGLYQNNQVLRIAFIFASGFIEAVKCLQQHWTLFCDDIRFGTIAADHTIITDPLVKKAVMKILVKPNPELADFIENECRRNSSWEGIVSRLWPNAKCVDTIITGTMSHHIPNIDCYSNGLPIVSTMYACSECFLGINLNPLTNPHEVSYTLIPTMAYFEFVPIVDGDDHQNDNCNQEEEQHHEELVDLIDVELGREYELVVTNYAGLYRYKVGDVLRVSGFKNNAPQFNFMRRRSVVLSIDMDKTNEIELQNAVKKAADHLMISSNVSLVEYTSFADTSTNPGHYVLYWELQCNNNNAVIPHTVFEECCLIMEQFLGYEYRNMRANKKLVGPLEIKIVETGTFGKLKDHAIHQGSSVTQYKTPRCMKLGPKFDLLNSMVLSSSFSPRCPQL